In Primulina eburnea isolate SZY01 chromosome 3, ASM2296580v1, whole genome shotgun sequence, one DNA window encodes the following:
- the LOC140826286 gene encoding LOW QUALITY PROTEIN: uncharacterized protein (The sequence of the model RefSeq protein was modified relative to this genomic sequence to represent the inferred CDS: deleted 1 base in 1 codon) — MGASRKLQGEIDRVLKKVQEGVDVFDSIWNKVYDTDNANQKEKFEADLKKEIKKLQRYRDQIKTWIQSSEIKDKKVSASYEQALVDARKLIEREMERFKICEKETKTKAFSKEGLGQQPKTDPKEKAKSETRDWLNNVVSELESQIDSFEAEVEGLSVKKGKSRPPRLTHLETSISRHKAHIMKLELILRLLDNDELSPEQVNDVKDFLDDYVERNQENFDEFSDVDELYNSLPLDKVESLEDLVTVGPSNLVKGVGASGTVLSLKSSLGATASTALTTLSSTPQVASAPDQVEETASQDSNSDAVARTPPPKSNNLSSSAPQTPPAASHATLGVATASSLLTESSATKEEDISSFSGGKSSPALSETGLRPISRGGLPSQPSSTIGLSASSTISNNGALSAMPLASEIGKLNILVSDDRSASTGMTQSIASPLSNRVILPQASKASDGLGASDLVIAGDSAIMGSRVFTSPVVPGMQWRPGSSFQNQNETGQFRGRTEIAPDQREKFLQRFQQVQQQGQTNILGMTSLTGGKQYSAQQQNPLLTQFNAQSSSLSPQLGLGIGVQSSVLNGVASSASQQPPSAIHQSVNQQTMIPTTSREAESGLAKAEELLQQQPITEDSSVDSATNPGLGKSLVQEDEIKASHTLDTSAAVSISEPSQVTRDIDLSPGQPLQPSASTGSLGVIGRRSVSDLGAIGDNITSSTANSGGMHDQLYNLQMLEGAFHRLPQPKDSERAKSYTPKHPAVTPPSYPQVQAPIVNNPAFWERLGSDTYGTDTLFFSFYYQQNTYQQYLAARELKKQSWRYHRKYNTWFQRHEEPKVATDDFEQGTYVYFDFHIANEEQHGWCQRIKTDFSFEYNYLEDELN; from the exons ATGGGAGCTAGTCGGAAGTTACAGGGAGAGATAGATCGCGTTCTGAAGAAAGTTCAGGAGGGCGTCGATGTATTTGATAGCATTTGGAATAAG GTTTATGATACTGATAATGCAAATCAGAAGGAAAAATTTGAGGCTGACTTGAAGAAGGAGATAAAGAAGTTGCAGCGATACAGAGATCAGATCAAGACTTGGATACAATCTAGCGAAATAAAGGATAAGAAG GTTAGTGCCTCTTATGAGCAAGCTCTAGTC GACGCTCGCAAGCTTATTGAGCGTGAGATGGAACGATTTAaaatttgtgagaaagaaaCTAAGACAAAAGCATTCTCCAAAGAAGGATTGGGCCAACAACCCAAAACG GATCCCAAAGAAAAGGCTAAATCAGAGACCAGGGATTGGTTGAATAATGTG GTTAGTGAACTGGAAAGTCAAATAGATAGCTTTGAAGCGGAAGTAGAGGGACTTTCTGTTAAGAAAGGGAAGTCAAGGCCTCCCAGACTG ACACATCTAGAGACATCCATTTCTCGGCATAAGGCTCATATTATGAAGTTAGAATTGATTCTAAGGCTATTGGACAATGACGAATTGAGTCCAGAACAAGTCAACGATGTAAAGGATTTCCTGGATGACTATGTGGAAAGAAATCAG GAGAACTTTGACGAATTTAGTGATGTCGATGAACTTTACAATTCCTTGCCTTTGGACAAGGTGGAATCTCTTGAAGATCTAGTGACAGTTGGTCCTTCTAATCTTGTGAAG GGTGTCGGTGCCTCTGGTACGgttttaagtttgaaatcttctTTGGGTGCAACAGCCTCTACAGCTCTG ACAACATTATCTTCCACACCACAGGTTGCTTCCGCTCCAGACCAAGTGGAAGAAACAGCTTCTCAAGACAGTAATTCAGATGCAGTTGCAAGAACCCCACCTCCTAAGAGTAATAATCTTAGTTCTTCTGCACCACAAACACCACCAGCGGCAAGCCATGCTACTCTAG GTGTTGCCACTGCTTCATCATTATTAACTGAGTCAAGTGCCACCAAAGAAGAGGATATCAGTAGCTTTTCTGGTGGCAAATCATCTCCTGCTCTATCCGAAACTGGGTTAAGGCCCATCAGTAGAGGCGGTCTTCCTAGTCAACCATCTTCCACAATTGGTCTTAGTGCTAGCAGTACGATTTCTAACAACGGAGCCCTTAGTGCCATGCCGTTGGCTTCAGAAATtggaaaattaaatattttggtatCTGATGACCGATCAGCAAGTACTGGAATGACACAGTCCATTGCATCTCCTCTAAGTAATAGAGTAATCTTGCCACAAGCTTCCAAGGCAAGTGATGGACTTGGCGCAAGCGATTTAGTAATTGCCGGTGATTCTGCAATAATGGGTAGCAGAGTTTTCACCTCCCCTGTGGTTCCTGGTATGCAATGGAGGCCTGGAAGTTCCTTTCAAAACCAAAATGAAACG GGGCAGTTTCGTGGACGAACTGAGATTGCTCCTGACCAAAGGGAGAAGTTTCTACAAAGATTTCAGCAGGTGCAGCAGCAGGGCCAGACTAACATTCTCGGTATGACCTCTCTTACTGGAGGGAAACAATACTCTGCCCAGCAGCAAAATCCGCTCTTGACGCAG TTTAATGCTCAAAGCTCATCTCTCTCGCCTCAACTGGGATTGGGAATTGGAGTCCAAAGTTCCGTACTCAATGGTGTTGCATCATCTGCTTCACAGCAGCCACCGAGCGCAATCCACCAATCAGTTAATCAGCAGACCATGATACCCACGACATCTAGGGAGGCTG AAAGTGGTCTTGCAAAAGCTGAGGAGTTACTGCAGCAACAGCCCATAACTGAAGATTCATCAGTGGATTCTGCTACAAATCCTGGACTTGGAAAGAGTCTTGTGCAAGAGGATGAAATTAAGGCTTCCCACACCTTGGATACCTCA GCTGCTGTCTCAATTTCTGAACCTTCCCAGGTGACGAGGGATATTGACCTATCTCCCGGGCAGCCGTTGCAACCCAGTGCATCTACTGGAAGTCTTGGTGTGATTGGTCGACGAAGTGTATCTGATCTTGGTGCCATTGGTGATAACATAACTTCATCAACTGCAAATTCTGGAGGGATGCATGATCAATTGTATAATTTGCAGATGCTTGAGGGTGCTTTCCATAGGCTTCCTCAACCCAAAGACTCTGAGCGTGCGAAGAGCTATACTCCA AAACATCCTGCTGTTACCCCACCGAGCTATCCTCAAGTTCAAGCACCAATAGTTAATAATCCTGCCTTTTGGGAACGGCTTGGATCTGATACTTATGGCACTGATACTCTCTTTTTTTCATTTTACTACCAGCAG AACACGTACCAACAATATTTGGCGGCCAGAGAATTGAAAAAACAATCTTGGAGATACCACAGAAAGTATAACACATGGTTCCAACGACATGAAGAGCCAAAAGTCGCCACAGATGATTTTGAACAGGGGACATATGTGTACTTTGATTTCCATATAGCCAATGAAGAACAGCACGGATG GTGTCAGAGAATTAAGACTGATTTCTCTTTTGAGTACAATTATCTTGAAGATGAACTAAACTAA
- the LOC140826287 gene encoding transcription factor TGA1-like, which translates to MNSASTRFVPTRRMGLYEPMLQMDMWGDFKGNNCFDTSPSIILDVSGKQDNESENTSHKTIEPSYKYDEESSKPADKVRRRLAQNREAARKSRLRKKAYVQQLENSKLRLMQIEQEIERSRQQGVCLDTNLLRSSGTKNPGIATFEIEYGQWVEEQNRQISELKNAVSCGIGEVELRRFVDSGMRHYFNLFKMKQSAAKADAFYVMSGTWKTCAERLFFWIGGFRPSEFLKVVAPNLEPLEEQQRVDVCNLTQSCQQAEDALSQGMLKLHQILSETIANGLLDGEGNYLSHIGDAMEKLEALMRFVGQADHLRGETLQQICRILTTRKAALALLALGEYLQRLRALSSLWSSRPSTSTG; encoded by the exons ATGAATTCAGCGTCGACTCGGTTTGTGCCCACTAGACGGATGGGGTTATACGAGCCAATGCTTCAAATGGATATGTGGGGAGATTTTAAAGGAAACAACTGTTTTGATACATCTCCTTCAATAATTCTTGATGTCAGTGGTAAACAAGACAACGAG TCAGAAAACACTTCCCACAAAACCATCGAACCTTCTTATAAATACGATGAAGAATCAAGCAAACCAGCTGACAAG GTACGGAGACGACTTGCACAGAATCGTGAGGCGGCTCGTAAAAGTCGTCTGCGGAAAAAG GCTTATGTCCAGCAGTTGGAAAACAGTAAACTGAGACTAATGCAGATAGAACAAGAGATTGAACGATCAAGGCAACAG GGTGTGTGCTTAGATACAAATCTGCTGCGTTCCTCCGGAACAAAAAACCCAG GTATTGCTACATTTGAAATTGAGTATGGACAGTGGGTGGAAGAACAAAATAGGCAAATATCGGAATTGAAGAATGCTGTTAGTTGTGGGATTGGAGAAGTGGAATTGCGGAGATTTGTTGATAGCGGGATGAGGCACTATTTCAATCTCTTCAAAATGAAACAATCAGCAGCCAAGGCTGATGCATTTTACGTCATGTCTGGCACGTGGAAAACTTGTGCCGAGCGCTTATTCTTTTGGATTGGTGGCTTTCGGCCTTCAGAATTCCTCAAG GTCGTGGCACCGAATCTGGAGCCACTGGAAGAACAACAGCGTGTGGACGTTTGTAATCTTACACAATCATGTCAGCAAGCAGAAGATGCTCTGTCACAGGGAATGCTAAAACTCCATCAGATTTTGTCGGAAACCATAGCCAATGGCTTGCTAGACGGTGAAGGGAACTACCTCTCACACATAGGTGATGCCATGGAGAAGTTGGAAGCTTTGATGAGGTTTGTAGGCCAG GCGGATCATCTTCGTGGAGAAACCCTTCAGCAGATATGTCGAATACTTACAACCCGCAAAGCAGCTCTCGCCCTCCTTGCCTTGGGGGAGTATTTGCAACGCCTTCGTGCTTTAAGTTCTCTTTGGTCTTCACGGCCGAGTACCAGTACTGGTTGA